The proteins below come from a single Drosophila teissieri strain GT53w chromosome 3L, Prin_Dtei_1.1, whole genome shotgun sequence genomic window:
- the LOC122617791 gene encoding uncharacterized protein LOC122617791, protein MSYLAENRDKTYTICEYILKEMGTLTTYFALMIAAWGMQLRPRLYLPMGELELTLQMANLTWAFIEANLYTQFTMLILLLPSKVFTTQRQRNYKWVFVMPYILQYMTCFWRTTQNVKELLTSPPMFLLEDYALAHLKMSLVFGLQLLALIEIVFILFYNLNKEPQQIAD, encoded by the coding sequence ATGTCATATCTGGCTGAGAATCGTGATAAAACTTATACAATCtgtgaatatattttaaaagaaatggGAACTTTGACAACTTACTTTGCGCTGATGATCGCCGCCTGGGGAATGCAACTACGACCTCGACTTTATCTTCCCATGGGTGAATTGGAACTAACTCTTCAGATGGCCAACCTGACATGGGCTTTTATAGAGGCCAACCTGTATACCCAATTCACGATGCTGATTCTACTGCTGCCATCAAAGGTGTTTACAACCCAGAGGCAAAGGAACTACAAATGGGTCTTCGTGATGCCCTATATACTGCAATATATGACTTGCTTTTGGCGCACTACACAAAATGTTAAGGAGCTGCTGACTTCACCACCGATGTTTTTACTGGAGGATTATGCGTTAGCACACCTAAAAATGAGCCTGGTTTTCGgactgcagctgctggcattGATAGaaatcgtttttattttattttataacctGAATAAAGAGCCACAGCAGATTGCGGActaa
- the LOC122617401 gene encoding zinc carboxypeptidase — MLVKILLVVGLFNLAQCVEQVRYDNYKVYNVRIDDLAQFRLLNSQEKSLQLSNWREARHLGESSDVMLPPQYQEAFESLLTTHNFTYRLKIDNVQMHIDAQRPKQRITSMEWTQFHTLDEIYAWLDVIEARYPDIVTPFTIGNSHEGRPIRGVKISYKEGNPTVFIESNIHAREWITSATITYFIDELLVPRNPAVRDIAQNVDWYIIPVLNTDGFTYSHEVERLWRKSRLNSDPTGTCIGTDLNRNFDYLWMLTGADSDPCSQLYGGPSAESDPEISQLTAYINNSIPEGAIKIYISLHSYGQYVLSPWGHTALEFPEHYPQMMHVAKGFSDALYRRYGTVFTYGSSATTLYEVSGSGKEWAYAVKNIKIPYTIELRDKGELGFVLPPEDIIPVAREVTEGFVGMIAAAREIDIL, encoded by the exons ATGTTGGTGAAAATTCTCCTAGTCGTAGGACTCTTTAACTTGGCTCAGTGCGTTGAGCAAGTGCGATATGATAACTACAAGGTATACAATGTGAGGATCGACGATCTGGCGCAGTTTAGGCTGCTCAACTCTCAGGAGAAGTCCTTGCAG CTCAGCAATTGGCGCGAGGCTCGTCACCTGGGTGAATCCTCTGATGTAATGCTGCCTCCTCAATATCAGGAGGCATTTGAAAGCCTCTTGACCACACATAATTTCACCTATAGACTGAAGATCGATAATGTTCAGATGCACATCGATGCGCAGAGACCCAAACAGCGTATTACTTCCATGGAGTGGACACAGTTTCACACTCTGGACGAAATCTACGCCTGGTTGGATGTGATCGAGGCTCGTTATCCGGATATAGTCACACCCTTTACCATTGGCAACTCACATGAGGGCAGACCGATTCGAGGTGTTAAAATCTCGTACAAAGAGGGAAATCCCACAGTTTTCATAGAGTCCAATATTCATGCCCGCGAGTGGATTACATCAGCGACGATTACATATTTCATCGATGAATTACTGGTGCCCCGTAACCCTGCAGTCAGGGATATAGCGCAGAATGTAGACTGGTATATCATTCCCGTTCTGAATACAGATGGCTTTACTTATTCGCACGAAGTG GAACGTCTTTGGCGAAAGTCCCGTCTGAATTCAGATCCCACGGGAACGTGTATTGGCACTGATCTCAATCGCAACTTTGATTACCTCTGGATGT tgACTGGAGCTGACTCGGATCCCTGTTCACAATTGTATGGTGGTCCTTCGGCAGAATCAGATCCCGAGATTAGCCAACTAACAGCCTATATAAACAACTCCATACCTGAAGGCGCCATAAAGATCTACATCTCGTTACATTCTTATGGACAATATGTCCTTTCGCCGTGGGGACACACCGCTCTAGAGTTTCCCGAACACTATCCTCAAATGATGCACGTGGCCAAAGGCTTTTCGGATGCCCTTTATAGAAGATATGGCACGGTGTTTACCTATGGATCCAGTGCTACCACATTAT ATGAAGTTTCTGGTTCGGGCAAGGAATGGGCCTATGCGGTGAAGAACATCAAGATACCCTATACCATAGAGCTGCGCGATAAGGGCGAATTGGGCTTTGTCCTGCCTCCGGAGGATATTATTCCAGTGGCACGCGAGGTGACCGAAGGATTCGTGGGCATGATAGCCGCAGCACGCGAAATCGATATATTgtag